CAGGATAATCTCACCTTTTTACAACAGAAGTTCGGCTCCCCGAACGTGGTGAGTTTTACCTTGCACCAGGACGAGACCACCCCACACATCCACGCGGTCATCATTCCCATCACCCGCGAGCAGCGGCTGCACGAGGGCAAACCAGTAGGGGAGGCCGTGCGCCTGTCCTGCCGGGAACTGCTGAGTCCGGGTAGTCTGCGCCGGCTGCAAACCGAGTACGCGGAGGCCATGGCCCCCTATGGGATGGAGCGGGGCATTAAGTACAGCACGGCTTTTCACGAGGACGTGCGGCGCCACTACGGGGCCCAGCAGACCACCAAAGAGCACCTGGCCCAGGTGGCCGCTCCTTTGCCTCACACGCCCTTTGTGCTGGGGGAGAAGAAGTGGCTGGAACACCTAAACCCCCAGGCGTACCTCGAGCGAGAATTGGCCCGCATGAACGAGCACCTGGCCCAGCAAGTAGCACTCGTGAATGCCAAGCTCGCGGAAGTAGCCACGGTAGCTACCGCCAACACCTTGGAGCATGAACGGGCGAAGGTGTTGGAAAAGCAACTCGCCACGAGCAAGAAAACCCAGCAACAAGCGACCGCGGCGTTAGAGCAAACCAAGAAAGAACTCGCGGAGAAGACGGAAGCTCTACTCAAGAACGAGCGCCAATATAACGCCCTAGTGATGCGTACGGCCCAAGGGGAGGCTCTACCGCCGTATTTAAGCCAATGGGTGGGGAAGGTGCAGGAGCGGAGTCGTCAGCGCGCCGAGCAAGTTATCACCCGCGTGTTGCAAGGTCCGGTGCTCGATGGCAAGCCAGTAGAGCAGGCGCTCAAAGCGGAAGGCTTTGGCTTGCAAAAACTAGAGAGTGGACAGATCGTGCTGCGAGACCACCGCACGTACGCGCAGTTTGCCTTAACCAACGTTCGCCCAAATGGACACCCTTTCCAGGAGCAGTTCCAGCAGGCCATTGCCCGAACCCGGAGCGAACAAGAGCAAGCGCGTAGGCGGGAACTCGCGCAGGACCCCCGAGCCGCCCACGTACTTATTCAAGCGGCTGATGGAGCGCAAGCGAAGCACGTGGCGCTGACCCTCGAACAAGCAGGCGCCAACGTGTGGCACGTGCAGCCATTAGCCGGCGAGCAGGTGGAAGTGCGCGTAAGCTATCGGCTTGACTGGAACACGATTGAAGCCCTTGATCAAACGCTAACAGAGGTGCGGCGTACCCCAGGTGTCCAGTTGCAAGAGGAAGCCAAGCAGCGTAGTACGCACTTAGAGGTCATACGCACCATTGAACGCGAGCGGGAACGAGCGGCTCGGCCGGATCAGTCAAAAGGAATTTCCTGGTAAAAAAACGCCAAGTAGGTACAGGCTAAAACCCGCTACTAGGCTAGGTACGTACGTGCGGTCGCTACCCTTGTGTTTATGCCCGCGGACTTAGTTGCCATTCTCGATGCCTTACGCTTGCAACTGCTATCCCTGACAGTCGCGGCGCCCTATTACTGGCCCCGGCTCTTGCGCGTCGCTCAGCAACTCGAGTACGTCGTACACGTCTGTCCACCCGAGGAGTGGCCCGTCAAGCGCAAGCTAGGAGGCCTATCCTTG
This genomic interval from Hymenobacter sp. GOD-10R contains the following:
- the mobV gene encoding MobV family relaxase, producing MNSPTVSFWKKNPHLRRDAIKAVEILLTASPEAFERNAQGEAKDMRSSQWVQDNLTFLQQKFGSPNVVSFTLHQDETTPHIHAVIIPITREQRLHEGKPVGEAVRLSCRELLSPGSLRRLQTEYAEAMAPYGMERGIKYSTAFHEDVRRHYGAQQTTKEHLAQVAAPLPHTPFVLGEKKWLEHLNPQAYLERELARMNEHLAQQVALVNAKLAEVATVATANTLEHERAKVLEKQLATSKKTQQQATAALEQTKKELAEKTEALLKNERQYNALVMRTAQGEALPPYLSQWVGKVQERSRQRAEQVITRVLQGPVLDGKPVEQALKAEGFGLQKLESGQIVLRDHRTYAQFALTNVRPNGHPFQEQFQQAIARTRSEQEQARRRELAQDPRAAHVLIQAADGAQAKHVALTLEQAGANVWHVQPLAGEQVEVRVSYRLDWNTIEALDQTLTEVRRTPGVQLQEEAKQRSTHLEVIRTIERERERAARPDQSKGISW